In one window of Photorhabdus laumondii subsp. laumondii DNA:
- a CDS encoding Hcp family type VI secretion system effector — MAIPAYLWLKDDGGADIKGSVDVHNREGSIEVVALEHALHIPTDNNTGKLTGTRVHAPLVFTKEVDASSPYLYKAVTTGQTLKSAEFKWYQIDDAGQEKVYFITHLNNVKVVKVAPLMHDIKDPTKEKHNHLERVELRYEKITWTYKDGNIIHSDAWNERSQA, encoded by the coding sequence ATGGCAATCCCTGCGTATTTATGGTTGAAAGATGACGGCGGTGCCGACATTAAAGGTTCGGTGGATGTACACAACCGGGAAGGCAGTATTGAGGTGGTGGCGCTGGAACATGCGCTACATATCCCGACGGATAACAATACCGGCAAGCTGACCGGCACCCGTGTGCATGCGCCGCTGGTGTTTACTAAAGAGGTCGATGCGTCTAGCCCGTATCTGTATAAAGCGGTGACAACGGGTCAGACCCTGAAATCGGCGGAATTCAAATGGTACCAAATTGATGATGCTGGTCAGGAGAAGGTCTATTTCATCACTCATCTGAACAACGTGAAGGTGGTGAAAGTGGCACCGTTGATGCATGACATCAAAGATCCGACTAAAGAGAAGCACAACCATCTGGAACGTGTCGAACTTCGTTACGAAAAAATCACTTGGACGTACAAAGACGGCAACATCATTCACTCTGATGCGTGGAATGAGCGCAGTCAGGCGTAA
- a CDS encoding putative type VI secretion system effector, with translation MNTCQMLRGAIDFEEIKSQRSSLDTWIEVNLDWIVSHPEDREEAEKEIAKTKEKIPELDAILAKEPPLPELPPRKPLIKVSGVLEEFETLCVKGYFTEREYAPEEFARKEENEQFGALLLAMMGNTSWSAVNSQTKIRLSSDYHFVQGKINGIPFHGWLGLTTVKRGDYVELVVMEQEEHYAVYALTKPELRTISIIPWCNKGIRSKAWDEVFYTCCIFFLIAAICLGTILFPDGSNFWDGADIFTLWLMFFTAVFSVYSYVVSIKKPWQSIKLAQDIFSVLGFPSPQDISLEKLTKKRLKEIGANPSPGNSEEVLPDKYCFISNYYYY, from the coding sequence ATGAATACTTGTCAGATGTTAAGAGGTGCTATTGACTTTGAAGAAATAAAAAGTCAAAGAAGCAGTCTTGATACATGGATTGAAGTAAACCTTGACTGGATAGTAAGCCATCCAGAAGACAGAGAAGAAGCAGAAAAGGAGATTGCAAAAACAAAAGAAAAAATCCCTGAGTTGGATGCAATATTAGCAAAAGAGCCACCATTACCAGAATTGCCCCCGCGTAAACCATTAATCAAAGTGAGTGGTGTATTGGAGGAATTCGAGACGCTCTGTGTTAAAGGCTATTTTACTGAACGCGAATATGCTCCTGAGGAATTTGCTCGTAAGGAGGAGAATGAACAGTTTGGCGCTCTATTGCTTGCGATGATGGGGAATACCTCTTGGTCTGCGGTGAATTCACAGACTAAAATAAGGTTGTCTAGCGATTATCATTTTGTGCAAGGGAAAATCAATGGCATCCCTTTTCATGGTTGGTTAGGGTTGACCACAGTAAAAAGAGGTGATTATGTCGAGTTAGTTGTGATGGAACAGGAAGAGCATTATGCTGTTTATGCGCTGACAAAGCCTGAACTGAGAACTATTTCTATTATTCCTTGGTGTAATAAAGGGATACGATCAAAAGCATGGGATGAAGTCTTTTATACTTGCTGCATATTTTTTCTTATCGCTGCTATTTGTTTGGGAACTATTCTTTTTCCAGATGGCAGCAATTTTTGGGATGGAGCAGATATTTTTACCTTATGGCTTATGTTTTTTACAGCGGTATTTTCTGTCTATTCATACGTTGTGAGCATCAAAAAACCGTGGCAGTCAATTAAATTGGCTCAGGATATTTTCTCAGTATTGGGCTTTCCTAGTCCGCAAGATATTAGTCTTGAGAAACTAACCAAGAAAAGGCTTAAGGAAATAGGGGCTAATCCATCACCTGGAAACAGTGAAGAAGTCTTGCCGGATAAATACTGTTTTATAAGCAATTATTACTATTACTGA
- a CDS encoding T6SS effector BTH_I2691 family protein → MNRSLCWMCESTGPALLPVRYTVVPDNVSETLPAWVETPEPSAPGYHYALRALRQGFLYVYYVNAGLGERESWDTWSVSEDGALWRNLNAPFGIFPKKTADCHAPTHQSANMEFITLRDIALRQETWLAFSPSMWSQETIEYYHNNREARERRMQCVKPWQWRGVPEGVGIAQATIENLNIVIDYGLGDNDSGKYVLPCNRKVSRISRTLEEAPYYEVYHGALRPKSTLYPWSSKRAGCADITVRAMQKRGLAADGTPVSPVLIALHDPIGIAHELAGWGDDIAGVHKTFLDELSIEFMTDSSLNGVENQLHKLKAADVQGQVDKALEVTKQKEYGVFSDQDKAKLKEYVTRDMAAAGKKAVARDWKKYTAELNLAKRQAFNQCYADLCTDVAKALEQLAQLRVSWLKQSGFITCCQDFHSTRLEDNLNYREAVDYAIASLNVTETGCAYLDALIDEYSALSPENIVWRSLLLNNPEVMKEMDGFLQKMKLNKDNHQPAAPSDFMKAVSDLSGKLIEAYDKANEALEKPPKSNSTFARAMLHCDRRLVTLGDRFLNFTRLGKVLNSMNEMLSKTLLSVISGVPLDQMVELSVSQLKDGNAFRQQVLEQLKKPGSEARLKKSNKYQSDFKKFADSAEGEPVLKKSRIKWLVLASNVLEFSNQLQESKGDAKSQAQVTSAFLSTLSTAMEIVEPIVKHGMENVIAANTIKFIGTNAGVASSALNLGVDIGDLSSEWRGRGRWQFIGLYGLKSAYDFMQVVKALNGLLEVLIDRALLYSKNLFVEGVAKLLAWETLAWLCTWEAMLLIFVVEALVTYFSDNDLQKWCRGCVFGLEPVKNLQSTQWIDPESQRNKLCEEQRNSFANAIKGGI, encoded by the coding sequence ATGAATCGATCATTATGTTGGATGTGTGAGTCCACTGGACCGGCGTTGCTGCCGGTGCGTTATACCGTGGTGCCGGATAATGTTTCGGAAACCTTGCCGGCGTGGGTGGAAACGCCAGAACCTTCTGCGCCGGGCTATCATTATGCGCTGCGTGCCTTACGGCAGGGATTTTTATATGTCTATTACGTTAATGCCGGATTAGGTGAACGGGAGAGCTGGGATACCTGGAGCGTCAGCGAGGATGGCGCACTGTGGAGAAATCTGAATGCCCCTTTTGGTATCTTCCCCAAGAAAACCGCAGATTGTCATGCGCCGACCCATCAGAGCGCTAATATGGAATTTATTACGCTAAGGGATATTGCCTTGCGTCAGGAGACCTGGCTGGCTTTCTCTCCCTCAATGTGGAGCCAGGAGACCATCGAGTATTATCACAACAACCGCGAAGCACGGGAAAGGCGGATGCAGTGCGTGAAACCGTGGCAGTGGCGCGGGGTGCCGGAAGGGGTGGGGATTGCTCAGGCGACGATAGAGAACCTGAATATCGTCATCGATTACGGTCTGGGTGACAATGATTCCGGCAAATATGTTCTGCCTTGCAACCGGAAAGTGTCGCGTATCAGCCGGACATTAGAAGAGGCACCCTACTACGAAGTTTATCACGGTGCGTTGAGACCGAAGAGCACCTTGTATCCGTGGAGTAGCAAGCGAGCGGGATGTGCGGACATTACGGTCAGGGCGATGCAAAAGCGGGGCTTGGCCGCAGATGGCACGCCGGTATCGCCGGTGTTAATCGCGTTGCATGATCCGATAGGGATAGCGCATGAATTAGCGGGCTGGGGTGATGATATTGCCGGGGTGCATAAAACCTTTTTGGATGAGTTGTCGATCGAATTTATGACCGACAGTTCATTGAATGGGGTGGAAAATCAACTGCATAAATTGAAAGCCGCGGATGTGCAAGGGCAGGTTGATAAAGCGCTCGAAGTCACTAAGCAGAAGGAGTATGGGGTTTTTTCCGATCAGGATAAGGCTAAGCTCAAAGAGTATGTTACTCGTGACATGGCGGCAGCGGGTAAGAAAGCTGTTGCCCGTGATTGGAAGAAATATACTGCGGAGCTGAATCTGGCTAAACGACAGGCATTTAACCAATGTTATGCCGATCTTTGCACCGACGTGGCGAAAGCGCTGGAACAACTGGCTCAGTTGAGGGTGAGTTGGCTGAAACAGAGTGGGTTTATCACCTGTTGTCAGGATTTTCATTCCACCCGACTGGAGGACAATCTCAATTATCGTGAGGCAGTGGATTATGCCATCGCTTCGCTTAATGTGACCGAAACCGGTTGTGCCTATTTAGATGCTTTAATTGACGAATATTCCGCGTTGTCGCCGGAAAATATTGTCTGGCGCTCGTTATTGCTGAATAACCCGGAAGTGATGAAAGAGATGGACGGGTTTTTACAGAAGATGAAGCTGAATAAGGATAACCATCAACCGGCGGCTCCCTCGGATTTTATGAAAGCGGTGTCAGATCTGAGTGGGAAACTGATTGAAGCCTACGATAAAGCGAATGAAGCGCTGGAAAAGCCGCCAAAATCCAACAGTACTTTTGCTCGTGCCATGCTGCATTGCGACCGGCGACTGGTCACGCTAGGGGATCGGTTCTTGAATTTTACTCGCTTAGGGAAAGTGCTGAATAGCATGAATGAAATGCTGAGTAAAACGCTGTTATCGGTGATTTCAGGTGTGCCGCTTGATCAGATGGTTGAACTGTCGGTATCACAACTTAAGGACGGTAATGCGTTTCGACAGCAGGTGTTGGAGCAGCTTAAGAAGCCGGGTTCTGAGGCGCGGTTGAAAAAAAGTAATAAATATCAGTCTGATTTTAAAAAATTTGCTGACAGTGCTGAAGGAGAGCCGGTATTAAAGAAATCCCGGATTAAATGGTTAGTTTTGGCTTCCAATGTTTTGGAATTTTCCAATCAGCTACAAGAGAGTAAAGGGGATGCTAAGAGTCAAGCGCAGGTGACCTCAGCGTTTTTAAGTACGCTGAGTACAGCGATGGAGATTGTGGAGCCAATAGTTAAACACGGAATGGAAAATGTGATTGCTGCCAACACCATTAAGTTTATTGGGACGAATGCTGGTGTGGCTTCTTCTGCATTAAATCTGGGAGTAGATATCGGTGACCTTTCTTCTGAATGGCGTGGCAGAGGGCGCTGGCAGTTTATTGGCCTTTACGGTCTTAAAAGTGCTTATGATTTTATGCAAGTAGTAAAAGCATTAAATGGTTTATTAGAAGTTTTAATTGATAGAGCATTACTTTATTCTAAAAATTTATTCGTTGAGGGGGTAGCAAAGCTTTTAGCGTGGGAAACTCTTGCTTGGTTGTGCACTTGGGAGGCGATGCTGTTAATTTTTGTGGTTGAAGCGTTAGTAACCTATTTTTCTGATAATGATTTACAAAAATGGTGCCGGGGTTGTGTTTTTGGTTTGGAGCCAGTGAAAAATTTGCAATCCACGCAATGGATTGACCCCGAATCGCAACGAAATAAGCTGTGCGAAGAACAACGTAACAGTTTTGCTAATGCAATTAAGGGCGGCATATGA
- a CDS encoding PAAR domain-containing protein, whose product MMFEGVIRLGDKLSSGGEVISASSSIEIEGKRVALLNDLVSCPLKGHGINRIVKANSQCISDGKPVAFDKALCQCGCYVISSTTKAGIGES is encoded by the coding sequence ATGATGTTTGAAGGTGTTATTCGCCTGGGCGATAAGCTCAGTAGCGGCGGTGAAGTGATTTCCGCCTCCTCTTCTATCGAAATTGAAGGTAAAAGAGTCGCATTATTAAATGATTTAGTCAGTTGTCCGCTGAAAGGGCATGGTATTAATCGTATTGTTAAAGCTAATTCTCAATGTATTTCTGATGGTAAACCGGTCGCATTTGATAAAGCGCTTTGCCAATGCGGTTGTTATGTCATTTCCAGTACGACGAAAGCCGGAATAGGGGAATCATAA
- a CDS encoding ImcF-related family protein codes for MFKAFITRNLGVGLVTSLIALVLGGLLSFWGDRFGLSTQAIKIIVWIISMVGVIWLLNLFRDYKQRLPVQEVAVKPPVEQAVLSEAPFYFQRLQYQLRRRYGPLWRRRVCILLVMGQREQVEAIAPGLTAQHWQEGEHHLLLWGGGLQVQPDKAQLQALRQLRRRRPLDGVVWVMTEEQLGQRTQIETALRMLEKQGQQLGWQAPVYVWNVRHSNWDQRDRPTQTVGCFLSEECTPESLAQSLHSLIPTLANRGMEQAIAENRHDFLLRLAQSLRDKGVTRLVGQLTPLLERPPIRLSGVTFSLPLPVPSGMVEHGWLVDASWNGVLEQVRDSRGQAVGFPWEKSAQWGVIALAALWGIGSVTSFGVNRHQIAVSRERLSAAGDRQGDVSARLLSQHGLQREIDRLQSQSARGTPWYSRFGFNQNEALLKAMWPVYQRNNAELIRDAAARLLHQRLTELVNLPAGSAQRHQRITPAYNQLKVYLMMARPEKADAAVMSRVLMADWPHRAGVTDGLWQNSGEALLTFYAENLPRHPEWKISVDNELVSEVRQILLNQLGQRHGETMLYQKMLQQVAHSYRDLTLAQMTGATEASRLFSSRQVVPGMFTRQAWEGQVQKAIAQVVASRQEEIDWVLSDGRQPISKAASPAELKARLTARYFTDFAGAWLNFLNSLRWHKTHNLSDTIDQLTLMADVRQSPLIALMDTLAYQGEAGQPGTALADSLVKSAQNLFQNNKPSVIDPTRLPPGPLDNAFGPLLALMGKSTEENGLTADPSLSLQTFLTRVTRVRLALQQLANTDDPPAVMEALAQSVFQGKSVELTDTRTYGSLIAASLGAEWNGFGQAVFVQPLTEAWQTVLQPAAASLNAQWQSAVVADWQTDFDGRYPFVAAQNEVSLPMLGQFIRADSGRIEQFLHNQLGGVLHKEGKYWVVDKVNSQGLHVNPAFLTAINQLSQVADVLFANGSEGIRFELRAKPVGDVAETDLTIDSQQLRYFNQMERWQRLRWPGDGDNPGVALTWTGVNSGARLYGDYPGAWGFIRWLEAAQVQMVDESRYRLNFATPEGLALTWILRTEVGKGPLVLLKLRGFTLPKTIFEENTGNNLVESGINNNDDEEEYRQNR; via the coding sequence ATGTTTAAAGCTTTTATTACCCGCAATCTTGGGGTGGGTCTGGTCACCAGTTTGATCGCACTGGTGTTGGGCGGATTGTTATCTTTCTGGGGCGATCGATTCGGGTTATCTACTCAGGCTATTAAAATAATTGTCTGGATTATCAGCATGGTGGGGGTGATATGGCTGTTGAATCTTTTTCGTGATTACAAACAGCGTCTGCCTGTACAGGAAGTAGCGGTTAAACCGCCTGTAGAGCAAGCTGTACTTTCAGAAGCGCCATTTTATTTTCAACGGTTGCAATATCAGCTTCGTCGGCGTTATGGCCCCCTTTGGCGTCGGCGGGTATGTATTTTGTTGGTGATGGGACAACGGGAACAAGTAGAAGCCATTGCCCCCGGGTTAACCGCCCAGCACTGGCAAGAAGGCGAGCACCACCTGTTGCTGTGGGGCGGCGGTTTGCAGGTACAGCCGGATAAAGCGCAGTTACAGGCGTTGCGCCAATTGCGTCGCCGTCGTCCGCTGGATGGCGTGGTGTGGGTGATGACCGAAGAGCAACTCGGCCAGCGAACGCAGATAGAGACCGCGTTGCGCATGCTGGAGAAACAGGGACAACAGCTTGGCTGGCAGGCCCCGGTGTATGTGTGGAATGTGCGTCACAGCAACTGGGACCAGCGCGACCGGCCAACCCAGACCGTGGGCTGTTTTCTGTCAGAAGAGTGTACGCCTGAGAGTCTGGCGCAGAGCCTGCACAGCCTGATACCCACGCTGGCGAACCGGGGCATGGAACAGGCGATAGCGGAAAACCGTCACGATTTTCTGTTGCGACTGGCGCAGTCTTTGCGGGATAAGGGGGTAACACGTCTGGTCGGGCAGTTGACGCCGTTGTTAGAGCGGCCGCCGATAAGGCTGTCGGGCGTGACGTTCAGTTTACCGCTGCCGGTGCCGTCAGGCATGGTGGAGCATGGCTGGCTGGTGGATGCCAGCTGGAATGGGGTGCTGGAACAGGTGCGTGATAGCCGGGGACAGGCGGTGGGTTTTCCGTGGGAGAAAAGTGCGCAGTGGGGTGTGATAGCGCTGGCAGCGTTGTGGGGAATTGGCAGTGTGACCTCGTTTGGGGTTAACCGTCATCAGATAGCGGTCAGCCGTGAACGCCTCAGCGCGGCCGGTGACCGTCAGGGAGATGTATCGGCCCGTTTGCTGAGTCAGCATGGGCTGCAACGGGAGATTGACCGGTTGCAGTCTCAGTCAGCGCGTGGCACGCCCTGGTACAGCCGTTTTGGGTTCAATCAGAATGAAGCCTTGTTGAAAGCGATGTGGCCGGTGTATCAGCGCAACAATGCCGAACTGATACGTGATGCCGCTGCCCGGTTGCTCCATCAGCGCCTGACCGAACTGGTGAACCTGCCGGCGGGCAGTGCACAGCGTCATCAGCGTATCACACCGGCGTATAACCAGTTGAAAGTGTATCTGATGATGGCGCGGCCGGAGAAAGCGGATGCGGCGGTGATGAGCCGGGTATTGATGGCGGACTGGCCGCACCGTGCCGGGGTGACGGACGGTCTGTGGCAAAACAGCGGCGAGGCATTACTGACTTTTTATGCTGAGAATTTACCGCGCCACCCGGAGTGGAAAATCAGCGTGGATAACGAACTGGTCAGTGAAGTGCGTCAGATATTGCTCAATCAGCTCGGGCAGCGTCATGGGGAAACGATGCTGTACCAGAAAATGCTGCAACAGGTGGCCCACAGTTACCGGGATTTAACCCTGGCGCAGATGACCGGGGCTACGGAGGCGAGTCGCTTGTTTAGCAGCCGTCAGGTGGTGCCGGGGATGTTTACCCGTCAGGCGTGGGAAGGTCAGGTGCAAAAAGCGATAGCGCAGGTGGTGGCGTCCCGACAGGAAGAAATTGACTGGGTACTCAGTGACGGTCGTCAGCCAATATCGAAGGCGGCTTCACCGGCGGAGCTGAAAGCCCGGCTGACAGCGCGTTATTTTACCGACTTTGCCGGGGCATGGCTGAACTTCCTTAATAGCCTGCGCTGGCATAAAACCCATAACCTGTCCGACACCATCGACCAGTTAACCCTGATGGCGGATGTACGCCAGTCCCCGTTGATTGCCCTGATGGATACGCTGGCTTATCAGGGAGAAGCCGGGCAACCGGGCACGGCGTTGGCGGATTCGCTGGTGAAATCGGCACAAAACCTGTTCCAGAACAATAAACCGTCAGTGATTGACCCGACCCGCCTTCCACCGGGGCCACTGGATAACGCGTTTGGCCCGTTATTGGCGCTGATGGGCAAAAGCACAGAGGAAAACGGGCTGACGGCGGACCCGTCACTGAGTCTGCAAACCTTCCTGACGCGGGTGACACGGGTGCGTCTGGCGCTGCAACAACTGGCGAATACCGATGACCCCCCGGCGGTGATGGAAGCGCTGGCACAGAGTGTATTTCAGGGGAAAAGCGTGGAACTGACGGACACGCGGACCTATGGCAGCCTGATAGCGGCGAGTCTGGGAGCGGAATGGAACGGGTTTGGTCAGGCGGTGTTTGTGCAACCGTTAACCGAGGCGTGGCAGACGGTGTTACAGCCGGCGGCGGCCAGTCTGAATGCGCAATGGCAGTCGGCGGTAGTGGCGGACTGGCAGACCGACTTTGACGGCCGTTATCCATTCGTGGCGGCGCAAAATGAGGTCTCTCTGCCGATGCTGGGGCAGTTTATTCGGGCCGACAGCGGGCGGATAGAGCAGTTTCTGCACAATCAGTTAGGCGGCGTGCTGCATAAAGAGGGCAAGTATTGGGTGGTGGATAAGGTGAACAGTCAGGGACTGCATGTTAACCCGGCCTTTTTAACCGCGATAAATCAACTGAGTCAGGTCGCGGATGTGCTGTTTGCTAACGGCAGCGAGGGGATACGGTTTGAATTGCGGGCGAAACCGGTGGGTGATGTGGCGGAAACGGACCTGACGATAGATAGTCAGCAGTTGCGTTACTTTAACCAGATGGAGCGCTGGCAGCGTTTACGCTGGCCGGGGGACGGGGATAATCCCGGGGTGGCGCTGACCTGGACCGGGGTGAATAGCGGTGCGCGGCTGTATGGCGACTATCCGGGGGCGTGGGGATTCATTCGCTGGCTGGAGGCGGCACAAGTGCAGATGGTGGATGAAAGCCGTTACCGGCTGAACTTTGCCACGCCGGAGGGGTTAGCGCTGACCTGGATATTACGGACCGAAGTCGGGAAAGGGCCGCTGGTGTTATTGAAACTGCGGGGTTTTACCCTGCCGAAAACGATTTTTGAGGAGAATACGGGAAATAACCTTGTTGAATCGGGGATAAATAACAATGACGACGAAGAAGAATATCGCCAGAATAGGTAA
- a CDS encoding IS4-like element ISPlu9 family transposase has protein sequence MFSTSAEQWANDTFQHAELGDKRRTNRLVKVACSLANHIGQSLVQSLDSPADVEAAYRLTRNSAIAPQAIAEAGFTATVAHAQRYHCLLALEDTTTLSFSHASVADELGYTTSKEKSRGMQAHSVLLFAPEEQQVVGLIEQQRWCRDVSDYGKSRQRDTRPYEGKESYKWERASQAVDSRLGEQMANVISVCDREADIIEYLRYKTSQKQRFVIRSMQNRRIEESQDKLYDFISRLQSAGERLVQVRQKGGRQARVAHCDISYAEVTLKIPEGKSGEAVRIFYVGCYEKGPEDGLCWHLLTSEPVNSQEDAHKIFSYYERRWLIEEFHKAWKTGGTQVEALRMQSKDNLERMIVLLAFIAVRIHQLRFMGLNKEEAEKESCETVLSPLAWKLLWSKQEKRRVPKKAPSLHWAFINLGKLAGWYDSKRTGRVGWERLWEGWFRLQTLIDGYLLAKSVDLEI, from the coding sequence ATGTTTTCAACCAGCGCCGAACAATGGGCAAATGACACGTTTCAACATGCGGAATTAGGTGATAAACGCCGTACCAACCGCCTGGTGAAAGTGGCCTGTTCGTTGGCTAACCATATAGGACAATCGCTCGTGCAATCTCTTGACTCTCCTGCCGATGTTGAAGCGGCCTACCGACTGACCCGAAATTCCGCCATTGCGCCTCAGGCCATCGCCGAAGCCGGATTTACCGCCACCGTCGCTCACGCTCAACGTTATCATTGCCTGTTAGCGCTGGAAGACACGACAACCCTGTCATTTTCCCATGCGTCGGTCGCCGATGAACTCGGCTATACCACCTCAAAGGAAAAATCCCGGGGCATGCAGGCACACTCGGTGTTGTTATTTGCGCCTGAAGAACAACAGGTCGTGGGGTTGATAGAGCAACAGCGCTGGTGTCGAGATGTCAGTGATTATGGCAAAAGCCGACAACGCGATACACGCCCTTATGAAGGGAAAGAGAGTTATAAGTGGGAACGGGCCTCACAAGCCGTCGACAGCCGGTTAGGGGAGCAGATGGCCAACGTGATTTCTGTCTGTGACCGTGAAGCCGATATCATCGAATATCTGCGTTATAAAACGAGCCAAAAACAACGTTTCGTCATCCGTTCGATGCAAAACCGGCGTATAGAGGAAAGTCAGGATAAACTTTATGACTTTATTAGCCGGTTACAGAGTGCTGGAGAACGATTAGTTCAGGTCAGACAGAAAGGCGGGCGTCAGGCGCGTGTCGCGCATTGTGATATCAGTTATGCCGAAGTGACGTTGAAAATCCCCGAAGGAAAAAGCGGTGAGGCGGTGCGGATATTTTATGTCGGTTGCTACGAAAAAGGTCCGGAGGATGGGCTTTGCTGGCATCTTCTGACCTCCGAACCCGTCAACAGTCAGGAAGACGCCCATAAAATATTCAGTTATTACGAGCGCCGCTGGCTGATAGAAGAATTTCACAAAGCGTGGAAAACGGGCGGCACGCAGGTAGAAGCGCTGCGTATGCAAAGCAAAGATAATCTGGAGCGCATGATAGTGCTGCTGGCCTTTATTGCGGTACGAATACACCAGCTGCGTTTTATGGGTCTGAACAAAGAAGAGGCAGAGAAAGAGAGCTGTGAGACAGTATTAAGCCCCCTGGCGTGGAAATTACTGTGGTCAAAACAAGAAAAACGCCGTGTGCCGAAAAAAGCCCCGAGTTTGCATTGGGCCTTCATCAATCTGGGAAAACTGGCCGGCTGGTACGATTCCAAACGCACGGGTCGAGTCGGATGGGAACGACTTTGGGAAGGCTGGTTTCGGCTGCAAACCCTGATAGACGGCTATTTGCTGGCTAAATCAGTTGATTTGGAGATCTGA
- a CDS encoding putative type VI secretion system effector: MSTCRSFKEAIDFDEIKRQRSSLDTWIEVNLDWIISHPESKEESEKEIEKTKEKIPELDAILAKEPPPPELPPGKPLIKVSGVLEEFETLCVKGYFTEREYDPVAFARQEERELYGGLLMSLAGNTSGSNSQTNVRWGDVCDFVRGKINGVPFHGWFGFTSAKVGDYVELAAIEQEGNYVVYAIAHPELRVVSMTPRCDPVS, encoded by the coding sequence ATGAGTACCTGTCGTTCTTTTAAAGAGGCTATTGATTTTGATGAAATCAAAAGGCAGAGGAGCAGCCTTGATACATGGATTGAGGTTAATCTTGATTGGATAATAAGCCACCCAGAAAGTAAAGAAGAGTCAGAAAAAGAGATTGAGAAAACAAAAGAAAAAATCCCCGAACTGGATGCCATATTAGCAAAAGAACCACCACCGCCAGAATTACCGCCGGGTAAACCATTAATCAAAGTGAGCGGTGTATTGGAGGAGTTCGAAACTCTGTGTGTTAAAGGTTATTTTACCGAGCGTGAATATGATCCGGTTGCCTTTGCCCGTCAGGAAGAACGGGAATTGTATGGCGGGTTGTTAATGTCGTTAGCAGGAAATACGTCTGGATCTAATTCGCAAACCAATGTTCGGTGGGGTGATGTTTGTGATTTTGTGCGGGGGAAAATCAATGGCGTTCCCTTCCACGGTTGGTTTGGGTTTACTTCCGCAAAGGTAGGTGATTATGTTGAATTAGCGGCAATTGAGCAGGAAGGGAATTATGTGGTTTATGCGATTGCGCATCCTGAATTAAGGGTGGTTTCTATGACGCCGCGTTGTGATCCTGTCTCTTGA
- a CDS encoding putative type VI secretion system effector, whose protein sequence is MSTYRSYKEAIDFDEIKSQRSSLDTWIEVKQERIQRRPEDREEVEKAIEELQAKISELDAILAKKPPPPELPPGKPLIKVSGVLEEFETLCVIGYFTDREYDPVAFARQEELELYGRLLMSLAGNTSGSNASTNVRKRDVCDFVRGKINGIPFYGWLGFTVAKAGDYVELAVTEKEGHYVVYAIAHPGLRIVSMTPRCKQGIHSNAKYQIRGTWYGSLVLFFVFMIGGIFDGKVREDIIDYMKCISSFLGLMAIVLSPLIYFSCMRKPKPTFRLAEEIFTVLGFPNPTEINLEKFTKKRLKEIKVNSPDGQSGKESERVLPDKDCFISYYYYY, encoded by the coding sequence ATGAGTACTTATCGCTCTTATAAAGAGGCTATTGATTTTGATGAAATAAAAAGCCAGAGAAGTAGTCTTGATACATGGATCGAGGTGAAGCAAGAAAGAATTCAACGTCGTCCTGAAGATAGAGAGGAGGTAGAAAAAGCGATAGAGGAGCTTCAAGCCAAAATCTCCGAACTGGATGCGATATTAGCAAAAAAGCCGCCGCCACCGGAATTACCGCCGGGTAAGCCATTAATCAAAGTGAGCGGCGTATTGGAAGAGTTCGAAACCCTGTGTGTGATTGGTTATTTTACTGATCGTGAATATGATCCGGTTGCCTTTGCTCGTCAGGAAGAACTGGAGTTGTATGGCAGGCTATTAATGTCGTTGGCGGGAAATACTTCGGGGTCTAATGCGTCAACTAACGTTCGGAAGCGTGATGTCTGTGATTTTGTGCGGGGGAAAATCAATGGTATCCCATTCTACGGCTGGTTAGGGTTTACTGTAGCCAAAGCGGGTGATTATGTTGAATTAGCGGTAACAGAAAAAGAAGGGCATTATGTGGTTTATGCCATTGCCCATCCCGGATTAAGGATTGTTTCTATGACGCCGCGTTGTAAGCAGGGTATTCATTCAAATGCCAAATATCAGATACGTGGCACTTGGTATGGTTCTTTAGTGCTTTTCTTTGTTTTCATGATAGGGGGAATTTTTGATGGGAAAGTTAGAGAAGATATTATTGATTATATGAAATGTATCTCTTCATTTTTGGGTTTGATGGCAATTGTCCTTTCACCGTTAATCTATTTTTCCTGTATGAGAAAACCTAAACCGACATTTAGGTTGGCTGAGGAGATTTTCACGGTATTGGGTTTCCCTAATCCTACGGAAATTAATCTTGAGAAATTCACAAAAAAGAGGTTGAAGGAGATCAAGGTTAATTCCCCTGACGGGCAATCAGGTAAAGAGAGTGAAAGAGTTTTACCCGATAAAGATTGTTTTATAAGTTATTACTACTATTACTAA